The nucleotide sequence CGTTGCCAGCGCCCGCTCCTTCTGCGGAAACCACTCAGCCACTGTCTTGACAGCCGCCGGATAGTTCCCCGCTTCGCCCAGACCCAGCCCAACCCTCGCTACGCCGAAGCCAAACGCGCTCCGGGCCAGAGCGTGCAGCATCCCGGCCACGCTCCACCAGATAATGGTGATCGAATAGCCCAGTTTCGTGCCGACCTTATCAATGAACCAGCCAAAGACCAGCAGACCCACGGCATAGGCCGCCGTAAAGGCCATCACGATCCGGGCAAAATCGGTTTCCGTCCAGCGGAATTCAATTTCGAGGATGGGTTTCAGCAGGCCGATGATCTGGCGGTCGAGGTAGTTGATGGTTGTCGCCGTAAACAACAGCACGACGATGCCCCATCGGTAACCGCTTACGTTCGTGCGGGTCGCGGGCTTGGGAGGTTGAGGAGTAATCATAGGAGATCGGTTAGGGTCGGTCGCTTACGGGTTTAGGTTGGGCAGGCGGCTCAGGAAATCCCGGAAATGGGCGTACAGGCCAGTCCAGTCTTTAGCGCGGATCAGGTTCCTGTCGAACAGATGGCTGCCTACCCCTACGCCATCGGCACCCGCTTTGAAAAAATGCGCCATAGTATCCAGACTCACCCCGCCGGTAGGCAGGAGCCGGATCTGGTTCAGGGGACCCTTCAGATCTCGGATGTAGTCGGGGCCGAGAGTCGTGGTCGGAAACACCTTCACCATTGGCGCGCCCAGCGACCAGACTTTGAACACTTCGGAGGGCGTAAAGGCGCCGGGAAAGATGGGAACGTTCCGCTGCAGGCAGGTGTGGATGACCTTCTCGTCGATGATCGGCGTAACGATGAACTGCGCTCCGGCCGCCAGCGCGCGCTCCAGATCATCGGGGGTGCAGACCGTACCGGCACCGATGTTCATTCCATCGGCAACGTGCATCCGCGCGTACCGGATCAGGTCTTCGGCACCGGGTGTATTCATCGTAATTTCAATGGTCGTCAGCCCGGCATCGCGGTACACGGGCAGGATTTGCCGGACATCGGCAACGGACAGGTTCCGGACAATGCCAACGATAGGCGCTCTGGCGAACAGGTTCCAGGAGAATGCGTGCTGGTTCATCGGGCAGTTACTTTTAGGGCCTGGTTCTGAAACAGGATGACCTGCCCCACACCGGCGGCTTTATCAATCAGTTCGGCCGGTACGAAGGTGGTCCGGGCCGACAGCTTCAGTTCGTCAATGGCCAGTTTATAGAAAGCGGCTAACCGGCTGCCGCTGCACAGGACCAGGGGCCAGCGTTCTTCGGCCAGCAGATGGTTCAGCTCGGAGCCGATGAGCAATCCGCTCAGGAAGAACGCATTCTCGGTTTTGGTGAATTTGCCGAATAGCTGATTCGTTCGAATCGTGAACAGGCCATTCAGGATACCCGTCGAAACCGACTGATGTACCCCCAGCCGGAACGCCCGAACGTTACCCTCCGAAAAATCGGTCAGGTGCGTCCGATCCACGGAGTCTTTCAGGATACTATGGCTCGCCATCAGCGCAAACAGCTCCCCGGTCATGTAGGTCGAGAAGCTGATCAGCCGTCCCTCCTGCATATAAATATGCTTGGAGTGAGTACCCGGAAAGATGAAAATGGCCTCCCGGTTTCCGTCGCCCGACAAGCCAAACAGGGTCACCAGCCCGATGAGCTGCGTTTCTTCGCCCCGCATGACGTCCTTTTCGCTGCGCACGCCGGAAATCAGCATGATCTCGTGCGGGAAGTCGGGCTGCGGCTCGAAGTGTCGGACGCTCGACTGGCTGCCATTGACGGCAAAGGGCAGCGTTGCATAGGGCACCTCGTCCATACCGATGGAAGACGATGCCATACCCGAAATAACGACGGGAATATTGGCTAAGCTGATAGATAACTTCCGGGCCAGGACGTCGATCTGCCGCTTTAGCTGCTGCCGGAAAAAGTGTTTTTTGGCAATGCCCTTCGTTTCGCCGGTTTTCTGCCAGGCGTCGAACGTATCGGCAATGCCTTCGGGCGAAAACACCTCCCCGACGCACTGATAATCCGAAAGCTTGAGCAACTGTAATCGAAACAGCGAAGTCCCCCAGTCACAGCACAATAAATAATTCGTCATTGAACGTCTGTTGATACAGTTGAATAGCAGCTTTTTATTTACGTAACGCCGATTCGGGCAGCGCAAAGGCGACATATGACCCACCCGGCTTCAGCCCGTAGCGGGTTCCTCCGGCAGCCAGGGCGATGTACTGCCGACCGTTTACCTGATACGTAATGGGCGTGGCAAAGCCCCCCGCTGGCAGCTTAGATTCCCATATGACCTTACCGGTTTTCCGGTCAAACGCGCGTAGCTTCTCGTCGTAGGTCGCGGCAATGAAGAGTAGTCCGCCCGCCGTTACGATCGGGCCGCCATGGTTTTCCGTACCGGTGTTCCGCAGACCTTTGGCAGCCAGCTCCGGGTACTCGCCCAAGGGCACCTGCCAGACGTATTCACCCGTGTTCAGGTTGATGGCGTTCAGCGTTCCCCACGGTGGTTTGATGGCCGGGTAATTGTCCTGATCGCGGAACTGCGTGTTACCATTGTTCAGGTAGGGCGGCTGGTACGGGAAATCGGCACCTTCGGGCGTCCGGGTCGTTACCGTCGAATTGTGAATATCTACCGATGCCGACGCCACCGGCTGGGGCTTGGTGTCCAGATGGAGCAGGAAGTCAACAATAGCTTCGCGGTCTTCTTTGGCAATGTGCTGGAACGACGGCATCCGGCCCCGCCCGCTGGCCAGCAGGCTATGAATCTGCGCTTTATCCAGTCGCTTGCCCACGTCGGTCAGGTCGGGGTACGCCTGTGCGGTTTTTGTTTCGGGCTTGTCTTTCCCGCTGATGCCATGGCAGACCGAACAGTTGGTGTTGAACAGATACGAGCCCCGCGTCTGGGCTACGCCTTTACTTTGCACCCGGCTGTCGCGCATCTTCAGCCACCAGAGCATATTGTTGGCATTTACGTAAAAAACCCCCGACGGATCGGCTGCGGTTCCGCCCCACTCGGCTCCTCCACCAAAGCCGAACACCAGCGACCCTTCCTCATTGGGCAGAACATACTTGCCGCCCTGCTGACTGTTCCGGTAGCGCTCCAGCACATAGGCCCGCGCTTCGGGCGTGCGGTTGGTGATGGTCGCTTCGCTCAGTTCCTGCAGGGCAAACGGAGCCGGTTTGCTCGGTACGGGCTGCGTCGGCCAGGGGTGTTCGCCCGGCAGCGCGGGTGCGGTCGGTACGGGCACTTCCTTCACCGGAAAGAGCGGCTTACCCGTATCCCGATCGAACACAAACACGTACCCATCTTTGGTCGCCTGCGCTACGGCCTCCACCAGCCGGCCATTGTGCCGGACGGTCATCAGGTTGGGCGGACAGGGCAGATCGCGGTCCCAGAGGTCGTGGTGAACGGTCTGAAAATGCCAGATGCGCTTGCCGGTGGTGGCGTTCAGCGCGATTACGCAGTTGGCAAACAGGTTCTGGCCTTCACGCGCGCCCCCATAAAAATCAACCGAAGGCGAGCCGGTTCCGGCATAGACCACGCCCCGCTTTTCGTCGATAACCATGCCCGCCCAGCAGTTAGCTCCGCCGAGTTTTTTATATGCGTCTTTCGACCAGGTTTCGTAGCCATACTCGCCCGGCAGCGGAAAGGTGTGAAACACCCAGGCCAGCTTGCCGGTGCGCACGTTGAACGCCCGGATATACCCCGGCGGGGCGTCGCCCCCTTCCGAAACACTGGAGCCCGTAATCAGTAGATCTTTATAGATAACCCCGGGCGTAGTCATCCGAATGGACAGGTTCGCTACGTCGTGGCCAAGGGTTTCTTTGTCGCCCAGCCCTTCGTGCAGATCGACTTCGCCGTTTTTGCCGAAGCTGGAAATTGGCTCGCCGGTCTGCGCATTGATGGCGTAAAGCGACGAACCGACCGAATACAGGATGCGCTTGTCATCCCCGTCTTCCCAGTACACCACCCCCCGGAGCGGATGGAAGCGGGGCCTCTTCTGCGGATCGGCGAAGGGGTCGAATTTCCAGCGCTGCTTTCCGGTGGCTGCATCTACGGCGAACAGTTTCATGCGGGGGGTCGTACCGTAAAGGACGCCCTTCACCACAATCGGCTGGCACTGAATGTCCATGCCCCGTTCGGCGGGATTGTTGTTCTCGCCCGTATCGAACGACCAGGCTAATTGCAGGTCTTTGACCGTCTGGGTGTTGATCTGGGTCAGGGGCGAATAGCGATTCCCCGCCGGGTTGCCGCCATACGTCGCCCAGTCCTCATTATTCGGATCATCGTCGCCGGGATTCAGCTCAGGGGTAAGCCGCATGCCGAAGTTCGGCAGGAGGGCACACGCGAGCAGAAGAAGATAAACTCGTTTCATGGAGTGGGGTTCTGGTAAAACGTATAGGTAATCGTCCACTTCACTTCCTGGCCGGGCTCGGCCCGCAGGTGGATATACGGCTCCGGGCAGGAGGTGGTTGAGCAGGCCCAGAACACCAGCTTTTCCAGCGGCTGATCGGAAGTGGCCCGCACCCCTGCGCCGGTCTTCAGGTTTTCAATCCGGATGTCGTAGTCGCTGGACGTTGGCCCGAAGCCTTTCAGCCCCGCGCTGTACACCTGTTCTCCTTTTTTGAGCTCGTCCGAATACATCAGGCTGCTGCCCCGCGCGTGAATGATCGAGCCAAAGCCTTTGCCTTCGGCTTTTACGTCGAAGGGAAACCGAACAGCGATCTGAGGACCGGTGGGTTCTTTATCAATTACGAAGAAATTGTGGTTATATACGCTGGTTTCGATGAGCTTCTGACCGGTGTTTTTCAGCCGATGCTCCAGCACGAGTTCGGGCTTGCCTTTGGTCAGCCGAACGGTTTTGGTGTAGTCGTAGCCATAGCCGCCGGCATCGGCCAGTTCGTGCCGGAATTCAACCCGGTCTTTCCGCGTTTTAACCCGCCATTGGCCATAATCCGCTACGTCGTAGGGCGCGGCAAAGGCATAGGGTTTGTCACTCGCTTTCCGAAGTGCGCCCACACCGATCTTCACAAACAGATCGCCGGGTTTGGCGTCGGCATAGCCCAGGGGCGTAAACTCCTCTACCGGCCCGTTAATGGCGTCGTGGGTTTTGGGGTTATAATTCTCAAACCACTGGTCCACATAGCTGTGCCCTTGGTGAGAAAGGCTCTTAAACGCCCCCGACCAGTCGAAGCGGGTGCCTTGGTAATAGCCCTGCCGGGCATCAGGCAGATACAGGATCGTCTGAATAAGCCCATTGGACAGCTCCGCCTGCGGCCATTCGGCCAGGGGCTGGATGCTGCCGCATAGGCCCCAGACGACGCTGAGGGCAAGCAGTGTTTTTTTCAAGGTTGTAGCCGGTTAAGAGCGTGTATTCCGGTCGGTCGTTGTTGTGACCAACTTCTGTTTGGCGCATGCCGGATAAAGAATGAAGCGTTAAGTTTGGGTGCTGGCCCCGCGTGAGACCGGCACCCGAACGACGGTTCCGCTTAATTCAGATTGGGGTTGATGGACGTATCGATGTAGGGCAGCGGGAACCAGTAGTTGGCCTTGGTGATCGGCTTGATGGGCTGTAGATCTTCGGGGCTCTTTCTGGCGTTCGCTTCTTCTACTTTTTCGAGCCGGATCAGGTCGAACCAGCGCGTCCGCTCGCAGGCAAATTCCCAGGCTCGCTCCTGCACCACTTCGTCGGCAAACTGAGCGGCCGTCAGCCCATCGGCGGGCGACAGCGCTTTCGTGCCTGCTGCCCGGCCCCGTAACCGAACCTGATTCAGGGCGTCGTAGGCCGCCTGATCGGGGCCGCCCGTTCCGCGCGCTTTGGCTTCGGCATAGATGGTCAGTACGTGCGGGTAGCGCATCATGACTGAAGGCAGCGAAATGCTGGAGGTGACGATATTCCCCTTGATATACCATTTTTTATAGTACGGGTGTTTGGTCAGGCTCTGCTGCCAGGGGATTTTGGTAGCACCCAGCCCAAACTCCGTGCGGAACGTAGCGTCTTTACGCGGCCCCGCCGGGAAGTCCCGGAAGAAAAAGAGTTCGGCAAACATATCGTCCCAGCCGCCTTCTTCGCCGGGCATCGTGGTGTTGCCATAGGTCGCGTTGGCCGTACCGCTGCCGCCCGTAAAGCCGTTGATCTGGAACACCGACTCCGGAATGATCGCCACCGCCGGGTCGTTATCGAACACGGCCGCGAACGTCGGCAGCAACTGAAAGCCGTAGCGGGCGCTGTTGTCAATGACTTCCTTCGCCTTAGCCGCAGCCAGGTCGTACTTGTCGGTCTGCTTCAGCGGCCAGCCCGCCATGGTCAGGTACACATCGGCGAGATACGCCTTTGCCGAACCGGCGTTGGGCCGACCCGGATCGCGTCGGGTGTTGGGCAGCATGGTTTCAGCTTTTTTCAGATCCGAAACAATCAGGTCATACACCTGGGCGGGCGTTGACTTTTTGATCGTCAGCAAACTGTCGGAATATTCCCCCGACATCACCAGCGGAATGTTGCCGTAGAACCGCGTCAGCCAGAAGTACGAGAACGCCCGGATGAAGTGTGCTTCGCCCGCAATGATGTCGATGGTCGCTTTTGTACCGGTCGTCTTCTGGTAATTATTGATGACGTTGTTGGCGCCCTGAATAGCTTTGTAGCAACCATTGTAGACCGCACCAGACCGCTGATTCGTGGTCGATACGTTGAACTGATCGAATTCGCGCCAGTCGGCTTTGTTACTGGCCGGGTGGGTCGTTACGTCGTCGGCGCCGATGGTGGCGGCATTGGCCGAAGGATGCAGAAAACCATAGGACCACTGGGCACCCAGACCCCGGTAAGCGCCCGTCAGCGCCGACTCCAGACCTTCCTGGGTCGAGAGAACGTTCGGGCCATAGAGCAGGCCGGTGGTATCTTCTTCCAGGTAGCCCTTGCAGCCTGCTCCCAGCACAGCTATGAATGAATATAAGAGTAATTTTTTCATGATTAAGGAGTTTAGAAGCCCAGATTCAGACCCAGCGTGTAGGTTTTGGCGTTTGGATAGGAACCGTAATCGATGCCAATGGCCGTATCGGTGGCTGAGCCTACCCGCGCCGACTCCGGATCGGGCCCTTTATAGTCCGTGAACGTCAGCAGGTTGGTTGCGCTGGCAAACACCCGGATGCTGGCTTTGTTGCGGATGAAACCGGTGGGCACCGAGTACGACAGGGTTACGTTCTTCAACCGAATGAAGCTGCCGTCTTCCAGAAACCGGCTCGACTGCGTAAAGGGCTGATAGGTTTTCGTGAAGGCCGGAATGTTGGAGGTTTCGTTGCCGGGCCGGTAGTAATCCCGGATTTCGGCCAGAATGAACTGCCGCGCATCGCCCGAACCCGATAGGGCAGCCGCCCGCGTGTAGTTGAGCTTGTCGACGCCAAACACGCCGTTGAAGAACACGTTCAGGGTCAATCCTTTGTACGTAAACGTATTGTTCCAGCCACCGGTTGCTTTCGGGAAAGCCCGGCCAATAATCTGAAAATCGTCGGTTGTGATGGTGTTGTCGCCGTTACGATCTTCGTAGTGCGGGTCGCCCGGTACGCGGCCAAATCTGGCGGCCAGATCGGCTTCGTTGGGTTTGAAGGTGCCCAGGTATTTCAGGCCCCAGTATGAACCCAGCGGTTCGCCCGGCATGAGCATAAACTCGTTGGTGGTCGACATCCCGGCGCCTACACCCGTGCCCGTGCCCAGCCGGGGCAGCCCGCCCAGACTGAGTACCTGGTTCCGTAAGGTCGAAAAGTTCAGGTTTGTCTCCCAGCGGAATCCGGCTTTGTCGATTGGCGTCCCGCCGAGGGAGAACTCAAACCCTTTGTTTTCAACCTCGCCCACGTTTCGGGTTTGCGTACCGCCACCGGCATAGCTCGGAATGGCTACGTTCAGCAGCAGGTCGGTCGTGTTTTTCTTGAAGTAATCCGCTTCCACCCGAACCCGGCCGTTCAGGAACTCCATTTCCAGACCCACGTCGACCTGACGGGTTGTTTCCCAGCGCAGATTGGTGTTGCCGGGATTGCCCAGAATGACCCCCGCCGTAGCCGCCGTGTTGTTGAAGGCCGAAACAGCGGTGTTGTACAGCGACAACGTAGCGTAGGGATTGATCGCCTGGCTACCTGTCATGCCCCAGCTACCCCGCAGTTTCAGGTTGCTGAATACGTTGAGTTTTTTGATAAACTCTTCCTCCGACAATCGCCAGCCCAGCGCTACTGATGGAAAGATACTATTCCGGTTTGCCGCGCTGAACTTGGACGAACCATCGCGCCGGACGGCCGCCGTTACTAGATACTTGTCTTTATAGCCATAGTTAACCCGGCCCAGCAGCGACAGCAGCGTCCATTTCTGATACCCTGACGCCACCGACGCGGCTGCATTCGGCCCGATGTTGTCGTAGCCCAGTTGCGGGAAACGGAGCCCGGAAGCGCTGGCCGTAAAGTTCCGGTCGGTGAACTGCTGCGTCTCCAGAACGGCAACGGCATTAATGGAGTGATCGCCCAGCTTCAGGTCGTAGTTCAGCGTGTTGGTGTTTTGCAGGGTTAGCTGCTCCGCCGAAAACCGGCTGGCCGTCGGGTTGTTGTTCGATAAGCGTCGGCCCGTAAAGTTCAGGTTCTGCGCGTTCAGGTAATTGACGGCATACTGCAGATCGAGGGAAAGACCTTTTACGGGCAGTTTGTAATTCAACCCACCGTTGACGTTCAGGCTCGACCGGTTCGCGTCAATAGACTGATCGTAGAGATAGTCCAGCGGATTCCGGTAGACGGAGCCAATCGGGTCCGTAAAAGTAGGCTGTCCGTCAGCGCCGTAAGCCGGCGTTGTGGGTGCCCAGGCCAAAGACTGCGTAATAGCGCCCCCGTCGAGGGTGTTGTGGTTTCGGGACTGCGTTCCCCACAGGTTCAGCCGAAAGGACAGCTTATCGTTAACCTGCGTATTGAGATTGGTTCGCAGAATGTATCGTTTGAAACCGCTGTTATTGACGATGCCGCTCTGGTTCAGGTAGTTGCCCGAAATCAAGAAGGTGGTTTTATCGCCCCCACCTGACACCGTTACCTGGTGCTGCTGTCCGCTGCCGGTCCGGAACACCAGACTCTGCCAGTCGGTACCGCCTTTTTGCCTGAACTGGGCAATCTGATCGGCAGTAAACGGCAGATTCGAGCCGGTGGCAGTCGCGCGGGCATTCACAATCTCGGCGAACTCCCCAGCCGGTAATACGTCGTATCGCTTGATAATCTCCGAGACGCTGCCCTGTCCTTCGTAGTTGACTTTCAACCCCCTTGCGCCTTTCCGGGTCGTAATGATGACGACCCCGTTTGCTCCGCGACTCCCGTAAATCGACGTCGAAGCCGCGTCTTTCAGGACCTGGATAGTCTCAATGTCGCTCGGGTTGACAAAGTTGAAGTTAGCGCCCACGTAACCATCGACCACATACAGCGGGTCGTTGTTGCCGAGTACCGAATTGGCGCCCCGAATCCGGATGCGGGCGTCGCCACCGGGTGCGCCGTTGGTTTGCGTGACCTGCACGCCCGCGGCCCGGCCCTGCAGCACCTGATCCAGGCGAGTAACTGGCTGCTGGGCAAACTCCTTGGTCGAAATCGAGGTCAGAGCGCCCGTTACGTCGGTTTTGCGCTGGGTCCCGTAGCCAACCACCACTACTTCGTTGAGGGTTTTCTGATCTTCGGCTAACTGAACGTTAAGAACCGAACGTCCATCCACCGGCACGGTCTGACTGACGTAACCAATGTTGGAAAACACCAGCGACGCATTCCGACCCGCATTCAGCGAGAAATTACCCGACGCATCGGTAGCGGTACCGAGCGTCGTGCCGCTCACCTGCACGTTTACGCCGGGTAGGCCCTGGTTGTCGGGACCGGTCACTTTGCCGGTAATCCGGCTGCTCTGCGCAAAGGCCAGACTCTGGCCAAGCAGCAGAAGCAGGGAAAAGAATTTGACATAGTTTTTCATGTAGAGGGTTTATTTAGGATTGACACTTTAGAGTTATTAGTCATCCATTGTCGGCTGTCGGGGCCCGATTGCGGTCGATGACAACTTATGACGACCATTGCCTATCAATGACTAAGAGCTTTTACCAGTCGACGACGGAGCCATCGAGCGCGTTATAGGATTCAGGATTCTTCCAGTCGTGACCGATTTTTCCCTTCATCTGGTCTTCGTCCAGCTCGATGCCCAGCCCCGGTCCTTTTGGAATCATCACCGTCCCGTCTTTCTGCAGCTTAAAGGGGTTCTTCAGATAGCCTTCGCCCAGCGTGACCTGCTCCTGCACAAGGAAGTTG is from Spirosoma taeanense and encodes:
- a CDS encoding bifunctional 4-hydroxy-2-oxoglutarate aldolase/2-dehydro-3-deoxy-phosphogluconate aldolase; the protein is MNQHAFSWNLFARAPIVGIVRNLSVADVRQILPVYRDAGLTTIEITMNTPGAEDLIRYARMHVADGMNIGAGTVCTPDDLERALAAGAQFIVTPIIDEKVIHTCLQRNVPIFPGAFTPSEVFKVWSLGAPMVKVFPTTTLGPDYIRDLKGPLNQIRLLPTGGVSLDTMAHFFKAGADGVGVGSHLFDRNLIRAKDWTGLYAHFRDFLSRLPNLNP
- a CDS encoding 2-dehydro-3-deoxygalactonokinase; the protein is MTNYLLCCDWGTSLFRLQLLKLSDYQCVGEVFSPEGIADTFDAWQKTGETKGIAKKHFFRQQLKRQIDVLARKLSISLANIPVVISGMASSSIGMDEVPYATLPFAVNGSQSSVRHFEPQPDFPHEIMLISGVRSEKDVMRGEETQLIGLVTLFGLSGDGNREAIFIFPGTHSKHIYMQEGRLISFSTYMTGELFALMASHSILKDSVDRTHLTDFSEGNVRAFRLGVHQSVSTGILNGLFTIRTNQLFGKFTKTENAFFLSGLLIGSELNHLLAEERWPLVLCSGSRLAAFYKLAIDELKLSARTTFVPAELIDKAAGVGQVILFQNQALKVTAR
- a CDS encoding pyrroloquinoline quinone-dependent dehydrogenase is translated as MRLTPELNPGDDDPNNEDWATYGGNPAGNRYSPLTQINTQTVKDLQLAWSFDTGENNNPAERGMDIQCQPIVVKGVLYGTTPRMKLFAVDAATGKQRWKFDPFADPQKRPRFHPLRGVVYWEDGDDKRILYSVGSSLYAINAQTGEPISSFGKNGEVDLHEGLGDKETLGHDVANLSIRMTTPGVIYKDLLITGSSVSEGGDAPPGYIRAFNVRTGKLAWVFHTFPLPGEYGYETWSKDAYKKLGGANCWAGMVIDEKRGVVYAGTGSPSVDFYGGAREGQNLFANCVIALNATTGKRIWHFQTVHHDLWDRDLPCPPNLMTVRHNGRLVEAVAQATKDGYVFVFDRDTGKPLFPVKEVPVPTAPALPGEHPWPTQPVPSKPAPFALQELSEATITNRTPEARAYVLERYRNSQQGGKYVLPNEEGSLVFGFGGGAEWGGTAADPSGVFYVNANNMLWWLKMRDSRVQSKGVAQTRGSYLFNTNCSVCHGISGKDKPETKTAQAYPDLTDVGKRLDKAQIHSLLASGRGRMPSFQHIAKEDREAIVDFLLHLDTKPQPVASASVDIHNSTVTTRTPEGADFPYQPPYLNNGNTQFRDQDNYPAIKPPWGTLNAINLNTGEYVWQVPLGEYPELAAKGLRNTGTENHGGPIVTAGGLLFIAATYDEKLRAFDRKTGKVIWESKLPAGGFATPITYQVNGRQYIALAAGGTRYGLKPGGSYVAFALPESALRK
- a CDS encoding RagB/SusD family nutrient uptake outer membrane protein; its protein translation is MKKLLLYSFIAVLGAGCKGYLEEDTTGLLYGPNVLSTQEGLESALTGAYRGLGAQWSYGFLHPSANAATIGADDVTTHPASNKADWREFDQFNVSTTNQRSGAVYNGCYKAIQGANNVINNYQKTTGTKATIDIIAGEAHFIRAFSYFWLTRFYGNIPLVMSGEYSDSLLTIKKSTPAQVYDLIVSDLKKAETMLPNTRRDPGRPNAGSAKAYLADVYLTMAGWPLKQTDKYDLAAAKAKEVIDNSARYGFQLLPTFAAVFDNDPAVAIIPESVFQINGFTGGSGTANATYGNTTMPGEEGGWDDMFAELFFFRDFPAGPRKDATFRTEFGLGATKIPWQQSLTKHPYYKKWYIKGNIVTSSISLPSVMMRYPHVLTIYAEAKARGTGGPDQAAYDALNQVRLRGRAAGTKALSPADGLTAAQFADEVVQERAWEFACERTRWFDLIRLEKVEEANARKSPEDLQPIKPITKANYWFPLPYIDTSINPNLN
- a CDS encoding SusC/RagA family TonB-linked outer membrane protein, which produces MKNYVKFFSLLLLLGQSLAFAQSSRITGKVTGPDNQGLPGVNVQVSGTTLGTATDASGNFSLNAGRNASLVFSNIGYVSQTVPVDGRSVLNVQLAEDQKTLNEVVVVGYGTQRKTDVTGALTSISTKEFAQQPVTRLDQVLQGRAAGVQVTQTNGAPGGDARIRIRGANSVLGNNDPLYVVDGYVGANFNFVNPSDIETIQVLKDAASTSIYGSRGANGVVIITTRKGARGLKVNYEGQGSVSEIIKRYDVLPAGEFAEIVNARATATGSNLPFTADQIAQFRQKGGTDWQSLVFRTGSGQQHQVTVSGGGDKTTFLISGNYLNQSGIVNNSGFKRYILRTNLNTQVNDKLSFRLNLWGTQSRNHNTLDGGAITQSLAWAPTTPAYGADGQPTFTDPIGSVYRNPLDYLYDQSIDANRSSLNVNGGLNYKLPVKGLSLDLQYAVNYLNAQNLNFTGRRLSNNNPTASRFSAEQLTLQNTNTLNYDLKLGDHSINAVAVLETQQFTDRNFTASASGLRFPQLGYDNIGPNAAASVASGYQKWTLLSLLGRVNYGYKDKYLVTAAVRRDGSSKFSAANRNSIFPSVALGWRLSEEEFIKKLNVFSNLKLRGSWGMTGSQAINPYATLSLYNTAVSAFNNTAATAGVILGNPGNTNLRWETTRQVDVGLEMEFLNGRVRVEADYFKKNTTDLLLNVAIPSYAGGGTQTRNVGEVENKGFEFSLGGTPIDKAGFRWETNLNFSTLRNQVLSLGGLPRLGTGTGVGAGMSTTNEFMLMPGEPLGSYWGLKYLGTFKPNEADLAARFGRVPGDPHYEDRNGDNTITTDDFQIIGRAFPKATGGWNNTFTYKGLTLNVFFNGVFGVDKLNYTRAAALSGSGDARQFILAEIRDYYRPGNETSNIPAFTKTYQPFTQSSRFLEDGSFIRLKNVTLSYSVPTGFIRNKASIRVFASATNLLTFTDYKGPDPESARVGSATDTAIGIDYGSYPNAKTYTLGLNLGF